The proteins below come from a single Aegilops tauschii subsp. strangulata cultivar AL8/78 chromosome 6, Aet v6.0, whole genome shotgun sequence genomic window:
- the LOC109768387 gene encoding transcription termination factor MTERF8, chloroplastic-like, translating into MLRLRCSILAQILSSHSASPSPQLWRLISAATPAISPSPSFAVEEYLVQTCGLTRAQALKASAKLSHLKSPSKPDAVLAFLADLGLSSADVASVVAKDPRFLCTGVDRTLVPVVSGLTNLGLPRPKIARLVSLVGRFFRNKSVVPKLEYYLHLFGSSDNLLRALKRSSYFFSYDLERIIKPTVVLLRECGLDDCHIAKLCTDKPGLLITNHERVLEMVACADGLGVPRGSGMFWRALKAAASIRQENMAAKVDCLKNTFRWSDAEVGIAVSNAPQLLPSSKESLQRKSEFLISELGLEPSYLAHRSMLLTYSVEGRMRPRYYVVKFLRENGLLKRNPGYNTVFNITEKIFMGRFICPHTEAAPYLAEDYAAACREEMPARFIFT; encoded by the coding sequence ATGCTCCGCCTCCGGTGCTCCATCCTCGCCCAGATCCTCTCGTCTCACTCGGCCTCTCCCTCCCCCCAACTCTGGCGCCTCATCTCTGCTGCCACGCCCGCCATCTCCCCGAGCCCTAGCTTCGCTGTGGAGGAGTATCTCGTGCAGACCTGCGGCCTCACCCGAGCCCAGGCCCTCAAGGCCTCGGCGAAGCTCTCGCACCTCAAGTCCCCCTCCAAGCCTGACGCCGTCCTTGCCTTCCTCGCCGATCTCGGCCTCTCCAGCGCCGATGTCGCCTCCGTCGTCGCCAAGGACCCGCGGTTCCTCTGCACCGGCGTGGACAGAACTCTGGTCCCCGTCGTCTCCGGGCTCACCAATCTGGGCCTGCCGCGTCCCAAGATCGCGCGTCTTGTCTCGCTCGTCGGCAGATTCTTCCGCAATAAATCCGTCGTTCCCAAGCTGGAGTACTACCTGCACCTCTTCGGCTCCTCCGACAACCTCCTCCGGGCGCTCAAGCGCAGCTCCTACTTTTTCAGTTACGACCTCGAGAGGATTATCAAGCCCACTGTCGTGTTACTGCGGGAGTGCGGCCTAGATGATTGCCACATTGCCAAGCTGTGCACGGATAAACCGGGGTTGCTCATCACCAACCATGAGCGTGTCCTAGAGATGGTGGCATGCGCCGACGGTCTCGGTGTGCCCCGTGGATCTGGGATGTTCTGGCGTGCCCTGAAGGCTGCTGCATCTATCCGCCAGGAGAATATGGCCGCCAAAGTGGACTGCTTGAAGAACACCTTCAGGTGGTCGGATGCTGAGGTGGGCATTGCTGTTTCTAACGCTCCACAGCTGCTGCCGAGTTCCAAGGAATCGCTGCAGCGCAAGTCCGAGTTCCTGATCTCTGAGCTGGGGTTGGAACCGTCATACCTGGCTCATCGGTCGATGTTGCTCACTTATAGCGTGGAGGGCCGGATGAGACCTCGGTACTACGTTGTAAAGTTTCTCAGGGAAAATGGGCTGCTCAAGCGCAACCCAGGCTACAATACTGTTTTCAACATTACCGAGAAGATTTTCATGGGGAGGTTCATATGCCCTCACACGGAAGCTGCACCGTACCTTGCTGAAGACTATGCCGCCGCTTGCAGAGAGGAAATGCCCGCTAGATTCATATTTACATGA